The Flavobacterium johnsoniae UW101 genomic interval TGGTTTTAATGGCGAAAAACTTCTACGGTTTAAAAGACAGCTATCAGGCAACTTATATTTTAGATAACGTGATTAACAACTTTACAGATTATCCGGATGTGGTTGATGAAGCTAAAAAAGAGTTAAGTGCGATTAAATTAGAAGAGTCTAAAACAAATTCATCAATTAATAAATAAGATAATTTTAGAGAGAAGAAGCAAGATTTTATAAATGTCTTGTCTATTTCCTCCTGATTCTCTAAGAAGAAAAAAATAAGAAAAATGAGTTTACCTTTTTATATAGTTGATGTTTTTGCCGATAAAAAATATGCCGGAAATCAGCTGGCGGTATTTTTAGAAGCCCAAAATTTGAGTTCGGAACAAATGCAGCAGATTGCACGTGAGATTAATTTTGCCGAAAGCACATTTGTAACCAAACTTGACAGAGAAAATAATAAAGCTGAGATTAGAATATTTACACCAGCTCAGGAAATGCAGTTTGCTGGTCATCCAATAATTGGCACTTCGTGGGTTTTGATGAACAAGATTTTTGATAATTCGCCTTCAGAAATTAAACTGGAAGTTCCGATTGGGCCAATTGCCATTCAAAAAACAGAAGATTTGATTTGGCTCAAAGCAGCACAGCCTAAATTTTGGGATGTTTTCTCAAAAGTTGATTTTACATCTTTTAGTAATCTGCAGGTAAGTGATTTTGAAAATCAATTTCCAATTCAGGAAGTTACAACCGGAAGTGCGTTTGTACTT includes:
- a CDS encoding PhzF family phenazine biosynthesis protein, with amino-acid sequence MSLPFYIVDVFADKKYAGNQLAVFLEAQNLSSEQMQQIAREINFAESTFVTKLDRENNKAEIRIFTPAQEMQFAGHPIIGTSWVLMNKIFDNSPSEIKLEVPIGPIAIQKTEDLIWLKAAQPKFWDVFSKVDFTSFSNLQVSDFENQFPIQEVTTGSAFVLVPLSSKKALENLVLDKDKADQWMKNHCKTDHRGLYFYYLEGSKVFSRLLYVQHNQLMEDAATGSASTCLQASLLKNHLAEIEIVNYQGDYIGRPSEIYFKGKLTDTNYDINIGGKAQFVAKGEWEA